One genomic segment of Culturomica massiliensis includes these proteins:
- the xpt gene encoding xanthine phosphoribosyltransferase, translated as MELLKKRILQDGKCFPGGILKVDSFINHQMDPILMKSVAVEFVRRFAGTDFNKVMTIEASGIAPAIMVGYLLELPVVFAKKKQPKTMEHILSTVVRSFTKDREYTVCISRDFLKPGDRVLFIDDFLANGNAACGCIDLIRQAGAELAGMGFIIEKAFQDGGNVLRERGIRIESLAIIESLDDCQIVIR; from the coding sequence ATGGAATTACTGAAAAAAAGAATACTCCAGGACGGGAAATGTTTTCCGGGAGGGATATTGAAGGTCGATAGTTTTATCAATCACCAGATGGATCCGATTCTAATGAAATCGGTAGCCGTCGAGTTTGTCAGGCGTTTTGCCGGAACGGATTTCAATAAGGTAATGACAATAGAGGCCAGCGGGATTGCTCCGGCAATTATGGTGGGCTATTTGCTGGAATTACCGGTGGTGTTTGCCAAGAAGAAACAGCCGAAGACTATGGAACATATACTTTCGACTGTCGTTCGTTCGTTTACAAAGGACCGGGAGTATACGGTATGTATCAGCCGTGATTTTCTGAAACCGGGAGACCGGGTGCTCTTTATCGATGATTTTCTGGCAAACGGCAATGCGGCGTGTGGGTGCATCGACTTGATCCGCCAGGCCGGAGCAGAATTGGCGGGTATGGGTTTTATCATAGAGAAGGCTTTTCAGGATGGAGGCAATGTGTTGAGAGAACGGGGGATTAGAATAGAATCGTTGGCCATCATTGAAAGTCTGGACGATTGTCAGATTGTGATTCGCTGA
- a CDS encoding FAD-dependent oxidoreductase: MKWNDLGIIVLILFGCLRLEAAGYDVVVYGASSGGVTAAVQTARMGKRVLLISQDGHVGGLTASGLGATDINQREAIGGLSREFYQRVYDYYSRSEVWTNPEGWEYYSRQLGKYFWRGKNDSLRMQWMFEPHVAEKIFQDMLLEAGVEVVFGERLDLQVGVEKKGNRIVRIRMENGRVYEGHMYIDATYEGDLMALAGVSYTVGREANALYGETMNGILPGKFAHKSNVKIDPYVVEGNSASGLLPFVEARVPGVKGEGDHRVQAYCYRFCLSRDPDNQRPIERPENYDPLWFEHIYRWVKGNPGVTLNHILTLTPLPNDKTDVNHADFVGANYLWPEGNYEIRDSLAGMHRDYVLGLLWFLANDRRLPDDIRGQMRLWGLAKDEFRNNGNFPHQIYVREARRMQSDYVMTEAEVTGKKVAPESVGLATYWFDSHVVSRYVDEEGALHDEGTFWDKENIYPVSYRSICPKENECTNLLVPVCLSASHAAYGSIRMEPVYMVLGQSAAVAAVLAIENNKSVQRLSYLKLKQALLLYHQIVDWKKEK, translated from the coding sequence ATGAAATGGAATGACTTGGGAATTATTGTTTTGATTCTGTTCGGCTGCCTGCGTCTGGAGGCAGCCGGATATGACGTGGTTGTATATGGGGCCAGCAGCGGAGGTGTTACGGCGGCGGTACAAACAGCCCGGATGGGCAAGCGGGTTTTGTTGATCAGTCAGGACGGGCATGTCGGTGGACTGACGGCTTCCGGTTTGGGGGCTACGGATATTAATCAACGGGAGGCGATCGGCGGATTGTCCCGGGAATTTTATCAACGGGTATATGATTATTATTCCCGAAGTGAGGTTTGGACGAATCCGGAAGGCTGGGAATACTACAGCAGACAATTGGGAAAGTATTTTTGGAGGGGAAAAAACGATAGTTTGCGGATGCAGTGGATGTTCGAACCTCATGTGGCGGAAAAGATATTTCAGGATATGTTGTTGGAGGCTGGTGTAGAGGTTGTGTTCGGAGAGCGGTTGGATTTGCAGGTGGGGGTAGAGAAAAAGGGAAACCGGATTGTACGGATAAGAATGGAGAATGGCCGTGTATATGAAGGTCATATGTATATCGATGCGACGTATGAAGGGGATTTGATGGCTTTGGCCGGAGTTTCGTATACGGTGGGACGGGAAGCGAATGCTTTGTACGGAGAGACGATGAACGGGATATTGCCGGGAAAATTTGCCCATAAGAGTAACGTAAAGATAGACCCTTATGTGGTGGAGGGAAATTCCGCTTCCGGCCTGTTGCCTTTTGTCGAGGCCCGTGTACCTGGTGTAAAAGGGGAAGGCGATCATCGGGTGCAGGCTTATTGTTATCGTTTTTGTTTGTCTCGTGATCCGGATAATCAGCGTCCGATTGAGCGCCCGGAGAATTACGATCCTTTGTGGTTCGAGCATATTTACCGTTGGGTGAAAGGAAATCCCGGTGTTACGTTGAATCATATTTTAACTTTGACTCCGTTGCCTAATGATAAAACGGATGTGAATCATGCTGACTTTGTGGGGGCAAATTATCTTTGGCCGGAAGGAAACTATGAGATACGGGATTCGCTTGCCGGGATGCACCGGGATTATGTACTCGGTTTGTTGTGGTTTTTGGCCAATGACCGCCGTTTGCCCGACGATATACGGGGGCAGATGCGTTTGTGGGGACTGGCGAAAGACGAGTTCCGGAACAACGGGAATTTTCCGCATCAGATTTATGTCAGGGAAGCCCGGCGGATGCAAAGCGATTACGTTATGACGGAAGCGGAGGTTACAGGGAAAAAGGTGGCTCCCGAATCGGTGGGGCTGGCGACTTATTGGTTTGATTCGCATGTAGTGAGCCGTTATGTGGATGAAGAAGGGGCATTGCACGACGAAGGTACTTTTTGGGACAAGGAAAATATATATCCGGTCAGTTATCGTTCGATCTGCCCGAAGGAAAATGAATGTACCAATTTGCTGGTACCGGTATGTCTTTCGGCCAGCCATGCCGCCTACGGTTCGATTCGTATGGAGCCCGTATATATGGTACTCGGTCAGTCGGCTGCCGTTGCCGCTGTTCTGGCCATAGAAAATAATAAGAGTGTCCAGCGTTTGTCTTATCTGAAATTGAAGCAAGCCTTGCTTTTGTATCATCAGATTGTAGATTGGAAGAAAGAGAAGTAA
- a CDS encoding tetratricopeptide repeat protein has protein sequence MKRYWIGCFFLFLGPGLFAQDLIDRMAEAACKCLDSLALSSGDSINYKVCLAQGMAVTMEKAGEEDRVKMNRVENIRKTIEQLQNRLVQNCPLFKSLILQERTDRFYAPSSVKEANVHFNQGVVYSMEKDYAKAITEYRQALKADDKFVKAWDNLAVVYRKSEKYRKALACYDNSLKLFPEGRVALLNKGILLEAMKEYEPALKSYQLYIHLYPENPEGYCGAARVYYAQQDYEHILDYLLPAHRLYVESNSQFQGETGRMIDGVYSGMKAKGQEELFKAKFEEYNFVFGEE, from the coding sequence ATGAAAAGATATTGGATAGGGTGCTTTTTTCTTTTTTTAGGTCCGGGGCTTTTTGCACAGGATTTAATCGACAGGATGGCTGAAGCGGCTTGTAAATGTTTGGATTCACTGGCTTTGTCTTCCGGAGATTCGATAAATTATAAAGTTTGTTTGGCGCAGGGAATGGCGGTGACGATGGAAAAGGCGGGTGAGGAGGATAGAGTGAAGATGAATCGGGTAGAAAACATCAGAAAAACAATTGAGCAATTACAAAACCGTTTGGTGCAAAATTGCCCTTTGTTTAAGTCTTTGATATTGCAGGAAAGGACGGACCGGTTTTATGCTCCTTCTTCGGTTAAAGAAGCAAATGTACACTTCAATCAGGGGGTGGTTTATTCGATGGAAAAAGATTATGCCAAAGCAATTACCGAGTATCGTCAGGCGTTGAAAGCGGATGATAAATTTGTGAAAGCCTGGGATAATCTGGCGGTAGTTTACCGGAAATCAGAGAAATACCGGAAAGCCTTGGCGTGTTACGACAATTCTTTGAAACTTTTTCCGGAAGGTCGCGTCGCTTTACTCAATAAAGGCATTCTTTTGGAAGCGATGAAGGAATATGAACCGGCATTGAAATCCTATCAGCTTTATATACATCTGTATCCGGAAAATCCGGAGGGATACTGTGGTGCGGCGAGGGTGTATTATGCGCAACAGGATTATGAACATATTCTCGACTACCTGTTGCCGGCTCATCGTTTGTATGTTGAAAGTAATTCACAGTTTCAGGGAGAGACGGGACGTATGATCGACGGGGTTTATAGTGGGATGAAAGCGAAGGGGCAAGAAGAACTTTTCAAGGCGAAGTTTGAAGAGTACAATTTTGTTTTCGGGGAGGAATAA
- a CDS encoding sialate O-acetylesterase — translation MRKYIVFWLLCCFCHPVAGFELSSVLQSNMVIQQGKPFCVWGTARAGEKLTVQAGWTPEVLRVEADEDGNWECRIKVPDVKSGDFTSYRLEVVATDTTVVLENLVIGEVWFFSGQSNMNMTMEPFLPWHKGILNHEQEIASADYPYIRLFTTVLNPSDLPTDRVGGTWQECTPVTVRKFSAVAFSMGRKLFETLNVPVGLVVSSRGAMSCQAFTSREVLENVPVLKTKYLDPWLSAPEQVKEGNVPYRLYNGMIYPFRHLSIRGFGWYQGENNCNDGNCYALLCAEMVKGWRKVFGQGDLPFYFVQMTPYSWKKNDFYGGHYAVFREVQEKTMRLLPHSGMVVTMDIGETESIHPVNKRPVGERMAALAMRRVYGYKTVVCEGPMYSRVQYKGKQVEVCFKKGSLGTGLRTNDGQMPAHFYLAGTDKRFYKAKAEIVGDRVVLSAPAVKKPVAVRYAFLTYPLTNLENKEGFPACPFRTDSWTDVVYTGE, via the coding sequence ATGAGAAAATATATTGTTTTTTGGTTGTTATGTTGCTTTTGTCATCCGGTTGCCGGTTTTGAGTTGTCTTCCGTATTACAAAGTAATATGGTGATACAACAGGGAAAACCGTTTTGTGTATGGGGGACTGCACGTGCGGGTGAGAAACTGACGGTACAGGCCGGGTGGACTCCGGAAGTGTTGAGAGTAGAAGCTGATGAGGACGGGAACTGGGAGTGCCGGATCAAAGTACCGGACGTGAAGTCCGGGGATTTTACTTCTTATCGTTTGGAAGTGGTTGCGACGGATACGACTGTCGTGCTCGAAAATCTTGTAATAGGGGAGGTGTGGTTTTTTTCGGGACAATCGAATATGAATATGACGATGGAACCTTTTTTGCCCTGGCATAAAGGTATATTGAATCATGAGCAGGAAATCGCTTCCGCCGATTATCCGTATATCCGCCTGTTTACAACGGTTTTGAATCCTTCGGATTTGCCCACGGACCGGGTGGGAGGGACCTGGCAGGAATGTACTCCTGTAACCGTCCGGAAGTTCAGTGCCGTTGCTTTTTCTATGGGCCGTAAATTGTTCGAAACGTTGAATGTTCCGGTGGGATTGGTGGTTTCCTCCCGGGGAGCGATGTCCTGTCAGGCTTTTACGTCACGGGAGGTGTTGGAAAATGTGCCGGTTTTGAAAACGAAATATCTCGATCCCTGGCTTTCGGCTCCGGAGCAGGTAAAGGAGGGGAATGTGCCTTATAGATTGTATAACGGTATGATCTATCCTTTTCGTCATCTTTCGATACGGGGTTTCGGCTGGTATCAGGGTGAAAATAATTGTAATGACGGGAATTGCTATGCACTTTTGTGTGCCGAAATGGTGAAAGGTTGGAGAAAAGTTTTCGGGCAGGGTGATTTGCCTTTTTATTTTGTACAGATGACGCCTTATAGCTGGAAAAAGAATGATTTTTACGGCGGACATTACGCTGTGTTCCGGGAAGTTCAGGAGAAGACAATGCGTTTATTGCCCCATAGCGGAATGGTGGTAACGATGGATATCGGGGAAACAGAATCTATTCATCCGGTAAATAAGCGTCCGGTGGGAGAAAGAATGGCGGCATTGGCTATGCGACGGGTGTACGGATACAAAACGGTGGTATGTGAAGGTCCGATGTATAGCAGGGTACAATATAAAGGGAAACAAGTGGAGGTGTGTTTTAAAAAAGGGTCTTTGGGTACGGGTTTACGTACAAATGACGGGCAAATGCCTGCGCATTTTTACCTGGCGGGGACCGATAAACGCTTTTATAAAGCGAAGGCTGAAATTGTCGGGGACCGAGTCGTATTATCGGCACCTGCAGTGAAGAAACCTGTGGCTGTGCGTTATGCTTTTCTGACTTACCCGCTTACGAATCTGGAAAATAAAGAGGGTTTCCCCGCTTGTCCGTTCCGGACGGATAGTTGGACGGATGTCGTATATACCGGAGAATAG
- a CDS encoding SIMPL domain-containing protein: protein MKVLYVLCCLILWGWGGMAQTGEKNFIDQNYVEVTGTAELEIVPDEIYLRIVISEKDKGKKSVEEQEKEMVNILKNLGIDVHKDLAIRDLSSDFKYYLLKRTAIQTEKEYQLCMHGADKIGRLLTDLEAVGISNISILRVDHSQIAKFRRKVKTDAVKIAKEKAEDFAGAVGQEIGRALYISENEGGYYPRQNAVANVRVRGVGSVDSTPVLDFEKIPLKYTVVVRFELK from the coding sequence ATGAAAGTGTTATATGTATTGTGTTGCCTGATTTTATGGGGCTGGGGAGGTATGGCTCAAACGGGGGAAAAAAATTTTATCGACCAGAATTATGTAGAAGTGACCGGGACAGCAGAGCTGGAAATCGTACCGGATGAAATTTACCTGCGTATTGTAATCAGTGAGAAGGATAAAGGGAAAAAAAGTGTGGAGGAACAGGAGAAAGAAATGGTAAATATTTTGAAAAATCTGGGGATAGATGTGCATAAGGATTTGGCAATCCGGGATTTGTCCAGTGATTTTAAATACTATCTGCTGAAGCGTACGGCTATACAAACGGAAAAAGAATACCAGCTTTGTATGCATGGAGCAGATAAGATCGGTCGTTTATTGACAGATCTGGAAGCGGTAGGAATTTCAAATATTTCAATTTTACGGGTGGATCATTCACAGATAGCAAAGTTTCGTCGGAAAGTAAAGACAGATGCCGTTAAAATAGCGAAGGAGAAAGCCGAAGATTTTGCCGGGGCAGTCGGGCAGGAGATCGGGCGTGCATTGTATATCAGTGAAAATGAAGGTGGCTATTATCCCCGTCAGAATGCAGTAGCCAATGTGCGTGTCAGAGGTGTGGGCTCGGTTGACAGTACGCCTGTTTTAGATTTTGAAAAAATACCGTTGAAATATACGGTGGTGGTGAGGTTTGAACTGAAATAG
- a CDS encoding RagB/SusD family nutrient uptake outer membrane protein, whose translation MKKYMIFMVGALLGLSGCVDLDLVPEGSMAPDNFFKSEGDANSAVISVYSGLGSHYIYNQYSEVMNSQGTDDAEWGNGRNTSNADKNDLDKFTFSPATKLVYEFWRTQYTVINRCNYAIDNISVMGEDRISLKKKNQFIAEARFLRALLYFNLVRTYGKVPLVLKETTSLNDLKVARSSVDSVYSQIISDLEFAELNLPRKGEYASADLGRASKGAAKGLLAKVYLTMKKYDKVVIKTEEVMGMGYQLWDNYADNFDLTKKNGQESIFEIQYKAGTGNPGSSYNGYFRPPFVKINGWSGYGDNPVTKNHYDAYKPGDLRRDVNVRLYTREEYPNMASSILYPYYCNKYLDFSKEATVENSGNNYPILRYSDIYLMRAEALHALTPGSSEAYECVNKVRRRAFGKPIDTPSDIDLKTGLSPEEFLDSVLYERRLEFAFEGQRRFDLLRTHKLKEAMEAQNPSIAAAIEEKHYLLPVPQLERESNSLLDQNPEW comes from the coding sequence ATGAAAAAATATATGATTTTTATGGTGGGTGCTTTGTTGGGATTGTCCGGATGTGTGGATCTGGATTTGGTCCCGGAAGGCTCAATGGCTCCCGATAACTTCTTTAAAAGTGAGGGAGATGCGAATTCGGCTGTTATTTCGGTTTATTCCGGACTGGGTAGTCATTATATTTACAATCAGTACTCAGAAGTGATGAATTCGCAGGGTACGGATGATGCCGAATGGGGAAACGGACGGAATACGTCCAATGCGGATAAAAACGATCTGGATAAGTTTACCTTCAGTCCGGCGACCAAACTGGTGTATGAGTTCTGGCGGACTCAGTATACCGTAATCAATCGCTGTAATTATGCCATCGATAATATTTCGGTTATGGGCGAGGACAGGATTTCTTTGAAAAAGAAAAATCAGTTTATAGCGGAAGCTCGTTTTTTGAGAGCTTTGTTGTATTTTAATTTAGTGCGTACTTATGGTAAGGTACCCTTGGTATTGAAAGAGACGACTTCTTTAAATGATTTGAAGGTAGCGAGAAGCAGTGTGGATAGTGTGTATTCACAGATTATTTCGGATCTGGAGTTTGCAGAACTGAATCTGCCCCGTAAAGGAGAGTATGCTTCGGCTGATCTGGGACGGGCTTCTAAGGGAGCGGCCAAAGGGTTGTTGGCTAAAGTATACCTGACAATGAAAAAATATGATAAAGTAGTGATCAAAACCGAAGAAGTGATGGGTATGGGGTATCAGTTATGGGATAATTACGCCGATAATTTTGATCTGACGAAAAAGAACGGACAGGAATCTATTTTCGAAATACAGTATAAAGCCGGTACCGGTAATCCGGGAAGTTCCTATAACGGCTATTTCCGGCCTCCTTTTGTGAAAATTAACGGTTGGTCGGGATATGGGGATAATCCGGTTACTAAAAATCATTATGATGCTTATAAACCGGGTGATTTACGCCGGGATGTAAATGTAAGGTTGTATACCCGTGAGGAATATCCCAATATGGCCAGTTCTATTCTTTATCCCTATTATTGCAATAAGTATCTGGATTTTTCAAAAGAAGCAACAGTAGAGAACAGTGGAAACAATTATCCAATCCTGAGGTATTCGGATATTTACCTGATGCGGGCTGAAGCGTTGCATGCTCTGACACCTGGGAGTTCGGAGGCTTATGAGTGTGTGAATAAGGTCAGAAGACGTGCTTTCGGCAAACCGATAGATACACCTTCCGATATTGACCTGAAAACCGGTTTATCACCGGAAGAATTTTTGGATTCTGTTTTGTATGAGCGGCGTTTGGAATTTGCCTTTGAAGGTCAGCGGAGATTCGATTTATTGCGTACTCATAAACTGAAAGAAGCAATGGAAGCCCAGAATCCGTCTATCGCTGCTGCAATAGAGGAAAAACATTACCTGTTACCTGTGCCGCAGCTTGAGCGCGAAAGTAATTCTTTGCTCGACCAGAATCCGGAATGGTAA
- a CDS encoding SusC/RagA family TonB-linked outer membrane protein, with protein sequence MIDLFDSFKPGKRFRPGNFSLMVCLLVLGMFGFSSYGYAQDGWVTGTVTTKQGETLIGVSVLEKGTLNGVTTDVNGKYSIRVSGNAVLQFSFVGMKKQEVGVNNRSLVNVVMEEETENLEEVVVIGYGVVRKRDLTGAVSSVSAESVKGLPVKSVDQMIQGRASGVFMVQNSGMPGAGATVRIRGGNSISGGNEPLYVIDGVPVYAQAGSSQTTLSPLNTIATSDIESIEVLKDASSTAIYGARGANGVILITTKKGKAGRTSVSFDMYAGFQNIRKKYKLLNAAEFEQLANEASVNGGGQAIYDPNVIPETTDWQKLVRNDNALTQNYQLSISGGDEKTKFLTSFNYQTQDGIIKATELERMTFRGNLERIVCHGLKFGTNLSLAHVTTNKAGVSALEMMLVAPPNIPVKDAEGKYTKQNRLGEIFTNPMAVVNDKVDKNKQLRVLGNAFGEWEIIKGLTFKSTIGLDLIHSDNRSYTSMTINAGEVVNGDGNASNDKTYTWVNENTLTYIRDFGPHAVNALVGFTQQGSRWEMMKAGAQGFLNDNLQMNDLGSGTVAKTPSTGVSEWSLMSYLARINYSYNGKYMLTASFRADGSSRFGANNRWGYFPSAAVAWRASEEGFIKDLNVFSNLKIRLSHGWIGNQDGIGTYPSIALLDKMAAVFGDTKYMGYGPSQVANPDLKWETTRQTDLGIDFGFFNNRLNLTADFYYKKTTDLLLNVKIPATSGFDSALKNVGSVENKGLELSLSGDPFVGDFSWNSSFNITFNRNKVLSLGGEESIVPAGGNKSQGMDVSRLLKVGEPIGIFYGFVGDGTFSTTDDIKNSAQPKAKPGDIRFKDFSGSDGKPDNKIDDYDRKIIGCAQPDFYGGFTNTFSYKNFDLNVFIVFSYGNDIYNANKARLEDMQGTWNQSRNVLNRWTPEHQNTPVPRALTAKATSRSWDYLIEDGSYLRIQNIQLGYTIPEKILKKTRLIRSARVYASLQNFFTFTNYSGYDPEVSLYGQDNVGMGYDYGSYPSVKTVLFGLNLNF encoded by the coding sequence ATGATTGACTTATTTGATTCATTCAAACCAGGAAAACGTTTCCGTCCGGGAAATTTTTCGTTGATGGTATGTTTGCTGGTTTTGGGAATGTTCGGTTTTTCATCTTACGGCTATGCGCAGGACGGATGGGTAACCGGAACGGTGACGACGAAGCAGGGAGAAACTCTGATCGGGGTGTCTGTTTTGGAAAAAGGAACATTGAATGGGGTAACTACGGATGTTAACGGAAAGTATTCGATAAGAGTTTCCGGGAATGCCGTATTGCAGTTTTCATTTGTAGGAATGAAGAAACAGGAAGTAGGGGTAAATAACCGGAGTTTGGTGAATGTTGTGATGGAAGAAGAAACAGAAAACCTGGAAGAAGTAGTGGTTATCGGATACGGTGTTGTACGGAAGAGAGATTTGACGGGAGCCGTATCTTCGGTATCTGCCGAGAGTGTGAAAGGTTTGCCGGTAAAATCGGTAGATCAGATGATACAGGGGCGTGCTTCCGGAGTATTTATGGTACAGAATTCGGGAATGCCGGGAGCCGGAGCTACGGTTCGTATCCGGGGAGGAAATTCGATTTCGGGTGGTAATGAGCCTTTGTATGTAATCGACGGGGTACCTGTTTATGCACAGGCAGGAAGTAGCCAGACGACGTTGAGTCCGCTGAATACGATTGCGACTTCGGATATCGAATCGATAGAGGTGTTGAAGGATGCTTCTTCTACAGCGATCTACGGAGCCCGTGGAGCGAACGGGGTTATTCTGATAACGACTAAAAAAGGAAAGGCAGGACGTACGTCAGTATCTTTCGATATGTATGCCGGATTTCAGAATATCCGCAAAAAATATAAGTTACTGAATGCGGCGGAATTCGAACAGTTGGCGAATGAAGCTTCGGTAAACGGAGGCGGACAGGCAATATATGACCCCAATGTGATTCCGGAGACGACGGATTGGCAGAAGCTGGTTCGAAATGACAATGCATTGACACAGAATTACCAGTTGTCGATATCGGGCGGTGATGAGAAAACGAAGTTTTTGACTTCTTTCAATTATCAGACGCAGGATGGTATTATCAAAGCAACTGAGTTGGAGCGTATGACTTTTCGGGGAAATCTGGAACGTATCGTATGTCATGGATTGAAATTCGGGACGAATCTGTCTTTGGCTCATGTTACGACGAATAAAGCCGGGGTTAGCGCTTTGGAAATGATGTTGGTGGCTCCTCCCAATATTCCGGTAAAAGATGCGGAAGGTAAATATACGAAGCAGAACCGTCTCGGGGAAATTTTTACGAATCCGATGGCTGTCGTGAATGATAAGGTAGATAAGAATAAACAACTTCGTGTTTTGGGAAATGCTTTCGGAGAGTGGGAGATTATTAAGGGACTGACTTTTAAGTCGACGATCGGCCTGGATTTGATACATTCGGACAACCGTTCTTATACGTCGATGACGATCAATGCAGGAGAAGTTGTGAACGGTGACGGGAATGCCAGCAATGACAAGACGTATACCTGGGTAAATGAGAATACATTGACTTATATCCGGGATTTCGGACCACATGCCGTCAATGCGTTGGTCGGTTTTACACAGCAGGGAAGCCGTTGGGAAATGATGAAAGCAGGTGCACAGGGATTTTTGAACGACAATTTGCAGATGAATGACCTGGGATCGGGGACAGTAGCTAAGACCCCTTCAACCGGGGTATCCGAATGGAGTTTGATGTCTTATCTGGCACGAATCAATTATTCGTATAACGGAAAATACATGTTGACGGCTTCTTTTCGTGCTGACGGTTCCTCTCGTTTCGGTGCCAATAACCGTTGGGGCTATTTCCCGTCGGCAGCCGTTGCCTGGCGTGCTTCCGAGGAAGGTTTTATCAAAGACCTGAATGTGTTCAGTAACCTGAAGATCAGGTTGAGTCACGGTTGGATCGGCAACCAGGACGGTATCGGAACTTATCCTTCCATTGCTTTGCTGGATAAGATGGCAGCCGTATTCGGAGATACGAAATACATGGGATACGGACCTTCGCAGGTTGCTAATCCCGATTTGAAGTGGGAAACTACCCGGCAGACAGACCTGGGTATCGATTTTGGTTTCTTTAACAACCGTTTGAATCTGACCGCTGATTTTTATTATAAGAAAACCACTGATTTGTTGTTGAATGTGAAGATTCCGGCAACTTCGGGTTTCGATTCGGCTTTGAAAAATGTCGGATCGGTGGAAAACAAAGGACTTGAGTTGAGTTTAAGCGGAGATCCCTTTGTAGGTGATTTTTCCTGGAATTCCAGTTTTAATATTACATTCAACCGGAATAAGGTGTTGAGTCTGGGTGGAGAGGAATCTATCGTACCGGCGGGAGGGAATAAGAGTCAGGGAATGGATGTATCGCGTTTGTTAAAAGTAGGAGAACCGATTGGTATTTTCTACGGTTTTGTAGGAGACGGAACTTTCAGCACGACAGATGATATCAAGAATTCGGCTCAGCCGAAAGCAAAACCGGGAGACATCCGTTTTAAAGATTTCAGTGGTTCGGATGGAAAACCGGATAACAAAATCGACGATTATGACCGGAAAATTATCGGTTGTGCACAACCGGATTTCTACGGCGGTTTTACGAATACATTCTCGTATAAGAATTTTGATTTGAATGTGTTTATTGTTTTCTCTTACGGTAATGATATATACAATGCCAATAAAGCCCGTCTGGAAGATATGCAGGGTACCTGGAATCAAAGCCGGAATGTGTTGAATCGCTGGACTCCGGAGCATCAGAATACCCCTGTTCCGAGGGCATTGACGGCTAAGGCTACCAGCCGTTCCTGGGATTATCTGATCGAAGACGGTTCTTATCTGAGAATCCAGAATATCCAGTTGGGATATACTATTCCGGAGAAAATCCTGAAGAAAACACGACTCATACGTTCGGCCAGGGTATATGCTTCGTTACAGAATTTCTTCACTTTTACGAATTACAGCGGATACGATCCTGAAGTCAGTCTTTATGGACAGGATAATGTCGGTATGGGATATGATTACGGTTCTTATCCTTCGGTGAAAACCGTGTTATTCGGTTTAAACCTGAATTTTTGA
- a CDS encoding DnaJ C-terminal domain-containing protein: MAYIDYYKILGVDKSASQDDIKKAFKKLARKHHPDLNPNDADAKRRFQEINEANEVLSDPEKRKKYDQYGEHWQHADQFEAQQQQQRQYGGAGGGGYWSSAGGFSGDDGEFSDFFESLFGSRGGRRGGRSAGFRGQDYNAQLQLSLRDAAQTHKQILTVNDKKIRITIPAGVEDGQTIKLGGQGAPGINGGPAGDLYITFVIPEDPVFKRLGNDLYVDVPLNLYTAVLGGEQVIDTLNGKVKLKVKPETQNGTKVRLKGKGFPVYKKEGQFGDLIVTWSVEVPTHLTEKQKELFQELQRMS; the protein is encoded by the coding sequence ATGGCATATATAGATTATTACAAAATTCTCGGAGTTGATAAGAGTGCTTCCCAGGATGATATTAAAAAGGCTTTTAAAAAATTAGCCCGGAAGCATCATCCTGATTTGAATCCGAATGATGCGGATGCCAAGCGGCGTTTTCAGGAGATAAATGAAGCCAATGAGGTATTGAGTGATCCGGAAAAACGGAAGAAGTATGATCAGTACGGTGAGCATTGGCAACATGCCGATCAGTTTGAGGCACAGCAACAGCAGCAGCGGCAATACGGTGGGGCCGGAGGAGGAGGGTATTGGTCGTCGGCCGGGGGATTTTCCGGGGATGACGGAGAATTTTCAGATTTCTTTGAATCGTTATTCGGTTCACGGGGAGGGCGTCGTGGCGGAAGAAGTGCCGGATTCCGGGGACAGGATTACAATGCGCAATTGCAGTTATCGTTGCGGGATGCGGCTCAAACCCATAAACAGATATTGACGGTCAATGATAAAAAGATCCGGATTACGATTCCTGCCGGAGTGGAGGACGGACAGACGATTAAATTGGGAGGGCAGGGAGCTCCCGGTATAAACGGAGGACCTGCAGGCGATTTGTATATTACCTTCGTCATACCGGAAGATCCTGTATTTAAGCGTTTGGGCAACGATTTATATGTAGATGTGCCGCTGAATTTGTATACTGCCGTGTTGGGCGGAGAACAGGTGATCGATACGTTGAACGGTAAGGTGAAACTGAAAGTGAAACCCGAGACCCAGAACGGAACAAAGGTACGTTTGAAAGGAAAAGGTTTTCCGGTATACAAGAAAGAGGGGCAGTTTGGGGATTTGATCGTTACATGGTCGGTAGAAGTGCCGACGCATCTGACGGAGAAACAAAAAGAACTGTTTCAGGAATTGCAGCGTATGAGTTAA